A genomic window from Cytobacillus sp. IB215665 includes:
- the rpsQ gene encoding 30S ribosomal protein S17: MSERNQRKVYTGRVVSDKMDKTITVLVETYKTHSLYGKRVKYSKKFKAHDEQNTAKVGDVVKVMETRPLSATKRFRLVEVVEKAVII; encoded by the coding sequence ATGAGTGAACGCAACCAACGTAAAGTGTATACAGGTCGTGTTGTATCTGACAAAATGGATAAAACGATAACTGTATTAGTTGAAACATACAAAACTCATTCACTATATGGTAAACGTGTTAAGTATTCAAAGAAATTCAAAGCACATGATGAGCAAAATACTGCAAAAGTTGGCGACGTAGTTAAAGTAATGGAAACACGTCCACTATCTGCAACAAAACGTTTCCGTTTAGTAGAAGTAGTTGAAAAAGCGGTAATTATATAA
- the rpmC gene encoding 50S ribosomal protein L29, translating to MKANEIRDLTTAEIEQKVKSLKEELFNLRFQLATGQLENTARIREVRKSIARMKTVIREREIGVNNR from the coding sequence ATGAAAGCTAATGAAATTCGTGACCTTACCACTGCCGAAATTGAACAAAAAGTTAAGTCTTTAAAAGAAGAGTTATTCAATTTACGTTTCCAGCTAGCGACTGGACAACTTGAAAATACAGCTCGTATTCGCGAAGTACGTAAATCGATCGCTCGTATGAAAACTGTGATACGTGAAAGAGAGATCGGTGTGAATAATCGATAA